The Christiangramia salexigens genome includes the window GGAAACTGGATGCTGAAATTTTTGCTCCATGTGCTGCGTCCAGATTAATTTCGAAAGAGCAGATCACAAGTTTGATAGAGCGTAAACTGGAAGTAATTTCGTGTGGAGCTAATGTGCCGTTTGCAGATAAAGAAATTTTCTTTGGTCCTATTATGGAGTATACAGATTCACGTGTAAGTTTAATTCCAGACTTTATCTCAAATTGTGGTATGGCAAGAGTATTTGCATATTTTATGGAAAGAAGAGTTCAAATGACCGATGAGGCCATATTTAATGACACTTCTAATACAATTAGAGACGCCATTAAAAATACTTTTAATAATAACAGTAGTAAAACAAACATCAGTAAAACGGCGTTCGAAGTAGCCCTGAAGCAACTTGTTTAAAAGTTTGTGTAAACATTCTTATTCTCCAGGTGAAGTCTGCCTGCTGATTATTTAAATTTGGTTTACAATTAAACTTACTTTAGCACGTTACATTAAAAAACCTAATTATACATATGCTATACTTTTTTCAGCAGGACGGCCTGGCGGAATCTGCTCAGGGAGCAGAACCAGTCGTAGAAGAAAAAACCCTTTCCTTGTTTGACCTCATGTTTAGTGGTGGTTTGGGTGGTCAGATCATTATTATTATTCTATTTGTCTTATTGTTTGTTGCGGTTTACATCTATTTTGAAAGATTGTTTGCAATTAAAGCAGCCAGCAAAATAGACAAGAACTTTATGCTTCAAATTAAGGACAGCGTCCTTAATGGTAATATCGAATCTGCCAAGATTAGATGTGCCCAAAGCGATTCACCGGTAGCACGACTTACCGAAAAAGGTATTTCCCGAATAGGAAGTCCTTTGGAGGATATTAATACGGCCATAGAAAACGCTGGTAGACTGGAGGTCTA containing:
- a CDS encoding MotA/TolQ/ExbB proton channel family protein, whose translation is MLYFFQQDGLAESAQGAEPVVEEKTLSLFDLMFSGGLGGQIIIIILFVLLFVAVYIYFERLFAIKAASKIDKNFMLQIKDSVLNGNIESAKIRCAQSDSPVARLTEKGISRIGSPLEDINTAIENAGRLEVYKLEKNVSIMATIAGAAPMIGFLGTVIGMVLAFHELATSSGQAQMGALAEGIYTAMTTTVAGLIVGIIAYIGYNHLVVKTDKMVHQMEATAVDFLDLLNEPA